In Zingiber officinale cultivar Zhangliang chromosome 1A, Zo_v1.1, whole genome shotgun sequence, a genomic segment contains:
- the LOC122031726 gene encoding probable indole-3-pyruvate monooxygenase YUCCA10, with the protein MRDEVAVIVGAGQSGLATAACLTALSVPCLILERDDCVASLWRRRSYERVTLHLAKRFSQLPHAPLPDSAPNFLPKPLYLRYLDDYAARFGLRVALRREVVAAEYDPAEGRWRIEVRRRGNGGGGEAEEEEEEECYWARYLVVASGENDEAVVPGSIPGMESFPGPVVHSSRYRNGREYEGKAVLVVGAGNSGMEVALDVADCGARSTTIVVRSQLHVVSREIWWFAMLIMRFLPLGLLDALILLLCYLKFGDLSKYGIHRPSKGPLYLKKYTPKYPVVDSGTVKKIKSGEIQVMPSIKSIKGNYVTFSNGRIQSYDAIILATGYRSTVKKWLKSDDSLLGEDGMVKRMFPDNWKGDNRLYCAGLARRGIYGSGEDAQSIANDIACDYHHHHHH; encoded by the exons ATGAGGGACGAGGTGGCGGTGATCGTGGGGGCCGGGCAGTCCGGGCTGGCGACGGCGGCGTGCTTGACGGCGCTTTCCGTCCCCTGCCTCATCCTGGAGCGCGACGACTGCGTGGCCTCCCTGTGGCGCCGCCGCTCCTACGAGCGCGTGACGCTCCACCTCGCCAAGCGCTTCTCGCAGCTACCCCACGCGCCGCTCCCGGACTCCGCCCCGAATTTCCTTCCCAAGCCCCTCTACCTCCGCTACCTCGACGACTACGCCGCCCGCTTCGGCCTCCGCGTCGCCCTCCGCCGCGAGGTCGTCGCCGCCGAGTACGACCCCGCGGAGGGGCGCTGGCGGATCGAGGTCAGGAGAAGGGGAAACGGCGGAGGAGgagaggcggaggaggaggaggaagaggagtgcTACTGGGCGAGGTACCTGGTGGTGGCGAGCGGGGAGAACGACGAGGCGGTGGTGCCGGGGAGCATTCCGGGGATGGAGAGCTTTCCGGGGCCGGTGGTGCACTCGAGCCGGTACCGGAACGGGAGGGAGTACGAGGGGAAGGCGGTGCTGGTGGTGGGCGCCGGCAACTCCGGCATGGAGGTGGCGCTCGACGTGGCCGACTGTGGAGCCCGATCCACCACAATCGTCGTCCGGAGCCAG CTTCATGTTGTATCAAGGGAGATATGGTGGTTTGCCATGTTGATTATGAGGTTTTTGCCATTGGGTCTACTAGATGCCTTAATTCTCCTCTTGTGTTACTTAAAGTTTGGCGATCTATCAAAGTATGGCATACATAGACCATCGAAagggccattgtatttgaaaaaataCACCCCAAAGTATCCGGTTGTCGATTCCGGCACCGTGAAGAAAATTAAATCCGGAGAAATTCAG GTCATGCCGTCGATAAAGAGCATCAAGGGTAACTATGTTACTTTCTCGAATGGAAGAATTCAAAGCTACGATGCGATAATTCTAGCTACGGGCTATAGGAGCACTGTGAAAAAATGGCTCAAG AGCGACGACTCCCTACTTGGAGAAGATGGAATGGTGAAACGAATGTTCCCCGACAATTGGAAGGGGGACAACAGACTTTACTGTGCTGGACTTGCGAGAAGAGGGATTTATGGGTCTGGAGAGGATGCTCAGAGCATTGCTAATGATATCGCTTGCgactatcatcatcatcatcatcattaa